A genomic region of Herbaspirillum sp. DW155 contains the following coding sequences:
- a CDS encoding kinase codes for MIITRTPFRMSFFGGGTDYPGWYAEHGGAVLATSINKYCYITCRYLPPFFEHRHRIVHSLIENVQSINEIKHPAVRGILGWTGCERGLEIHHDGDLPARSGLGSSSSFTVGLLHALAALEGRYASKEYLASTAIHIEQNVLGENVGSQDQVSAAYGGFNLIEFHRNGGFSTSPVVLRQERLDEFQSHLMLCFTGFSRIASEVAKSQIENLHQRQAQLHRMREMVDEAIAILQSETIAIDEIGKLLHESWLCKRALSDKVSTSEIDHLYQEAIKAGAIGGKIMGAGGGGFLMLFAKPENHDAVRKRLSHLIHVPFKFDEGGSRIVMYQPNGLN; via the coding sequence ATGATCATCACCCGCACTCCCTTCCGCATGTCCTTCTTCGGCGGCGGCACCGACTATCCCGGCTGGTATGCCGAACACGGCGGCGCTGTGCTGGCTACCAGCATCAACAAGTATTGCTACATCACCTGCCGCTATCTGCCGCCGTTCTTCGAACACAGGCACCGCATCGTGCACTCGCTCATTGAAAACGTGCAGAGCATCAATGAGATCAAACACCCGGCGGTACGTGGCATCCTCGGCTGGACCGGCTGCGAGCGCGGGCTGGAGATCCACCACGACGGCGACTTGCCCGCGCGCTCCGGACTGGGATCAAGTTCCTCGTTCACCGTGGGTCTGCTTCACGCGCTGGCAGCACTCGAAGGCCGCTACGCCTCCAAGGAATATCTGGCCAGTACCGCCATCCATATCGAGCAGAATGTCCTTGGGGAAAATGTCGGATCGCAGGACCAGGTATCGGCCGCCTACGGTGGCTTCAACCTGATCGAATTCCATCGCAATGGCGGCTTCTCCACATCGCCGGTAGTGCTGCGCCAAGAGCGCCTGGATGAATTCCAGAGCCATCTCATGCTGTGTTTCACCGGCTTTTCCCGCATCGCGTCGGAAGTAGCAAAATCGCAGATCGAGAATCTGCATCAACGGCAGGCGCAGCTGCACCGCATGCGCGAAATGGTCGACGAAGCCATCGCAATCCTGCAGAGCGAAACTATTGCCATCGATGAAATCGGCAAACTGCTGCATGAGAGTTGGTTGTGCAAACGCGCCCTATCGGACAAAGTTTCCACCAGCGAAATCGATCATCTGTACCAGGAAGCGATCAAAGCCGGCGCCATCGGCGGCAAGATCATGGGTGCGGGCGGTGGCGGCTTCCTGATGCTGTTCGCCAAACCCGAAAATCATGATGCCGTCCGCAAGCGCCTGAGCCACCTCATCCATGTACCCTTCAAGTTTGACGAAGGCGGCAGCCGCATCGTCATGTATCAACCCAACGGATTGAATTGA
- the atpD gene encoding F0F1 ATP synthase subunit beta has translation MADGKIVQCIGAVVDVEFPRDAMPKVYDALKLEGSDLTLEVQQQLGDGVVRTIALGSSDGLRRGLTISNTGKPITVPVGTATLGRIMDVLGNPIDECGPVSHEQTASIHRKAPAYDELSPSQELLETGIKVIDLVCPFAKGGKVGLFGGAGVGKTVNMMELINNIAKAHSGLSVFAGVGERTREGNDFYHEMAEAKVVDLENPTNSKVAMVYGQMNEPPGNRLRVALTGLTIAEGFRDEGKDVLFFVDNIYRYTLAGTEVSALLGRMPSAVGYQPTLAEEMGRLQERITSTKTGSITSIQAVYVPADDLTDPSPATTFAHLDSTVVLSRDIASLGIYPAVDPLDSTSRQLDPQVVGQEHYETARAVQGTLQRYKELRDIIAILGMDELAPEDKLIVARARKMQRFLSQPFHVAEVFTGSPGKYVSLKDTIKGFKMIASGELDHLPEQAFYMVGTIDEAIEKAKKIN, from the coding sequence ATGGCTGATGGCAAAATCGTTCAGTGTATCGGCGCTGTGGTGGACGTGGAGTTTCCGCGCGATGCGATGCCCAAGGTTTACGATGCCTTGAAATTGGAAGGTTCGGATCTGACCCTGGAAGTCCAGCAGCAGCTGGGCGACGGCGTGGTCCGTACCATTGCGCTCGGTTCGTCGGACGGTCTGCGCCGCGGCCTGACCATCTCGAACACCGGCAAGCCGATCACGGTCCCCGTCGGTACCGCGACCCTGGGTCGCATCATGGACGTGCTGGGCAACCCGATCGACGAATGCGGTCCGGTCTCGCACGAGCAAACCGCTTCGATCCACCGCAAGGCTCCCGCGTACGACGAACTGTCGCCCTCGCAAGAGCTGCTGGAAACCGGCATCAAGGTGATTGACCTGGTGTGCCCGTTCGCCAAGGGTGGTAAGGTCGGCCTGTTCGGTGGTGCCGGTGTGGGCAAGACCGTGAACATGATGGAACTGATCAACAACATCGCCAAGGCGCACAGCGGTCTGTCCGTGTTCGCCGGTGTTGGTGAGCGTACCCGTGAAGGTAACGACTTCTACCATGAAATGGCAGAAGCCAAGGTGGTGGACCTGGAAAACCCGACCAATTCCAAGGTCGCCATGGTCTACGGCCAGATGAACGAACCGCCGGGCAACCGTCTGCGCGTGGCGCTGACCGGCCTGACCATCGCGGAAGGTTTCCGTGACGAAGGCAAGGACGTGCTGTTCTTCGTCGACAACATCTACCGTTACACCCTGGCCGGTACCGAAGTGTCCGCGCTGCTGGGTCGTATGCCGTCCGCCGTGGGCTACCAGCCGACGCTGGCCGAAGAAATGGGCCGCCTGCAAGAGCGTATCACCTCGACCAAGACCGGCTCGATCACCTCGATCCAGGCCGTGTACGTCCCTGCGGATGACTTGACCGACCCGTCGCCGGCAACCACCTTCGCCCACCTGGACTCGACCGTCGTTCTGTCCCGTGACATCGCCTCGCTGGGTATCTACCCCGCCGTCGATCCGCTGGACTCGACCTCGCGCCAGCTGGACCCGCAAGTGGTCGGCCAGGAGCACTACGAGACCGCGCGCGCTGTTCAGGGCACCCTGCAGCGCTACAAGGAACTGCGCGACATCATCGCGATTCTGGGCATGGACGAACTGGCACCGGAAGACAAGCTGATCGTCGCACGCGCTCGCAAGATGCAACGTTTCCTGTCGCAGCCCTTCCACGTCGCCGAAGTGTTCACCGGTTCCCCGGGCAAGTACGTTTCGCTGAAGGACACGATCAAGGGCTTCAAGATGATCGCCAGCGGCGAACTGGACCACCTGCCGGAACAAGCGTTCTACATGGTCGGTACCATCGACGAAGCAATCGAAAAGGCCAAGAAGATCAACTAA
- the atpA gene encoding F0F1 ATP synthase subunit alpha gives MQLNASEISELIKSRIQGLGDTAEIRNQGTVISVSDGICRIHGLSDVMQGEMLEFPGNTFGLALNLERDSVGAVILGEYEHISEGDLVKCTGRILEVPIGPELKGRVVNALGQPIDGKGPINAKLTAPIEKIAPGVIARQSVSQPMQTGLKSIDSMVPVGRGQRELIIGDRQTGKTAVAIDAIINQKGQNMTCIYVAIGQKASSVKNVVRALEAHGAMEYTIVVAATASESAAMQYVSAYSGCAMGEYFRDRGQDALIVYDDLSKQAVAYRQVSLLLRRPPGREAYPGDVFYLHSRLLERAARVNADYVEKFTNGEVKGQTGSLTALPIIETQAGDVSAFVPTNVISITDGQIFLETSLFNAGIRPAINAGISVSRVGGAAQTKVIKGLSGGIRTDLAQYRELAAFAQFASDLDEATRKQLDRGARVTELLKQAQYTPQSISIMAVTLFAVNKGYMDDVEVKKILAFESALHNFMKTSHADLLKKIEDTKQLDKDAEAALAAAIADFKKSGAY, from the coding sequence ATGCAACTCAACGCATCTGAAATCAGCGAGCTGATCAAGAGCCGGATCCAAGGCCTTGGCGATACCGCTGAGATTCGCAATCAGGGCACGGTCATCTCCGTGTCCGACGGTATCTGCCGTATCCATGGTCTGTCCGACGTGATGCAAGGTGAGATGCTGGAATTCCCGGGCAACACCTTCGGCCTGGCGCTGAACCTGGAGCGTGACTCGGTAGGCGCCGTTATCCTGGGCGAGTACGAACACATTTCCGAAGGCGATCTGGTCAAGTGCACCGGCCGCATCCTGGAAGTGCCGATCGGTCCTGAACTGAAGGGTCGCGTCGTCAACGCACTGGGCCAGCCGATCGACGGCAAGGGTCCGATCAACGCCAAGCTGACCGCCCCGATCGAGAAGATCGCTCCGGGCGTGATCGCGCGTCAGTCCGTGTCGCAGCCGATGCAGACCGGCCTGAAGTCGATCGACTCCATGGTGCCCGTCGGCCGTGGCCAGCGCGAGCTGATCATCGGCGACCGCCAGACCGGCAAGACCGCTGTTGCGATCGACGCCATCATCAATCAAAAGGGTCAGAACATGACCTGCATCTACGTTGCGATCGGCCAGAAGGCTTCGTCGGTCAAGAACGTGGTGCGCGCACTGGAAGCCCACGGCGCGATGGAATACACCATCGTCGTGGCAGCGACCGCCTCCGAATCGGCAGCGATGCAATACGTGTCGGCCTACTCGGGTTGCGCCATGGGCGAATACTTCCGCGACCGCGGCCAGGACGCCCTGATCGTGTATGACGATCTGTCCAAGCAAGCCGTGGCCTACCGTCAGGTCTCGCTGCTGCTGCGCCGTCCGCCGGGCCGTGAAGCCTATCCTGGCGACGTGTTCTACCTGCACAGCCGCCTGCTGGAACGTGCTGCCCGCGTGAACGCCGATTACGTCGAGAAGTTCACCAACGGCGAAGTCAAGGGCCAGACCGGTTCCCTGACCGCACTGCCGATCATCGAAACCCAGGCTGGTGACGTTTCGGCCTTCGTTCCGACCAACGTGATCTCGATCACCGACGGCCAGATCTTCCTGGAAACTTCGCTGTTCAACGCCGGTATCCGTCCTGCGATCAACGCCGGTATCTCGGTGTCGCGCGTCGGTGGCGCTGCTCAGACCAAGGTCATCAAGGGCCTGTCCGGCGGTATCCGTACCGACCTGGCACAGTACCGTGAACTGGCTGCCTTCGCGCAGTTCGCTTCCGATCTGGACGAAGCCACCCGCAAGCAGCTGGACCGCGGTGCGCGCGTGACCGAACTGTTGAAGCAGGCTCAGTACACTCCGCAATCGATCTCGATCATGGCCGTCACCCTGTTCGCCGTCAACAAGGGCTACATGGATGACGTCGAAGTGAAGAAGATCCTGGCCTTCGAGTCGGCTCTGCACAACTTCATGAAGACCAGCCACGCTGACCTGCTCAAGAAGATCGAAGACACCAAGCAACTGGATAAGGATGCTGAGGCAGCCCTGGCAGCCGCCATCGCTGACTTCAAGAAATCCGGCGCGTACTAA
- a CDS encoding radical SAM protein, giving the protein MPEAKNIDVVLINPGSRQAVYQKLGDELSAIEPPSLAGLFATYLRRHDMSVAIVDAPAHGLNPQHVAELVQQQHRPTLIVMVVYGFQPSASTQNMPAAGETCAALKQLMPNCRIMMTGTHPAALPERTLREERIDFVCDREGPETILGVVRALKSGASSFAGIPSLWYKVGGVIMSNPPGELMENLDEEMPGVAWDLLPMDKYRAHNWHCFDHIFDRKPYVSMHTSLGCPYKCSFCCINAPFGKPSYRMWSPDAVIKEIDLLVSRYGVKNIKFVDEMFVLNPSHVLGICDHIIERGYDLNIWAYARVDTVKDSFLEKLHKAGFRWLALGIESGSKMVRDGVEKGRFASTDIIKTVRKIQDAGINVIGNYIFGLPDDTQQSMQETLELALEANCEFANFYCAMAYPGSKLYTMALAKNWELPDNWIGYSQHSYECLPLRTEVLTSAEVLKFRDEAFTRYFTAPSYLALVQRKFGADVVQHLQEMTKIKLRRKILGD; this is encoded by the coding sequence GTGCCAGAAGCAAAGAACATCGACGTCGTCCTGATCAATCCCGGCAGCCGCCAGGCCGTCTACCAGAAACTAGGCGACGAACTGTCGGCCATTGAACCGCCGTCACTGGCCGGTCTGTTTGCCACCTACCTGCGTCGCCACGACATGTCGGTGGCCATTGTCGATGCGCCCGCTCATGGCCTGAATCCGCAACACGTCGCCGAACTCGTCCAGCAGCAACATCGGCCTACCCTGATCGTGATGGTGGTCTACGGTTTCCAGCCCTCGGCTTCCACCCAGAACATGCCCGCCGCCGGTGAAACCTGCGCAGCTCTCAAGCAGTTGATGCCGAATTGCCGCATCATGATGACGGGCACCCATCCTGCCGCCCTACCCGAGCGAACGCTACGCGAGGAACGCATCGACTTCGTATGCGACCGCGAAGGGCCGGAAACCATTCTTGGCGTGGTACGCGCGCTCAAGAGCGGCGCCAGCTCCTTCGCCGGCATCCCAAGCCTCTGGTACAAGGTGGGTGGCGTGATCATGTCCAACCCGCCGGGAGAACTGATGGAGAATCTGGACGAAGAAATGCCTGGTGTGGCATGGGATCTTTTGCCCATGGACAAGTATCGCGCCCACAACTGGCATTGCTTCGACCATATCTTCGATCGCAAGCCCTACGTGTCTATGCACACCAGCCTGGGCTGCCCCTATAAGTGCTCGTTCTGCTGCATCAACGCGCCGTTTGGCAAGCCATCCTACCGGATGTGGTCGCCCGACGCCGTAATCAAGGAAATTGATCTGTTAGTCAGCCGGTACGGCGTCAAGAACATCAAGTTCGTCGACGAGATGTTCGTCCTTAACCCGAGCCACGTCCTGGGCATCTGCGACCATATTATCGAGCGCGGCTACGACCTTAACATCTGGGCCTACGCCCGCGTCGATACCGTCAAGGACTCCTTCCTGGAGAAGCTGCACAAGGCCGGCTTTCGCTGGCTGGCGCTGGGCATTGAATCAGGCAGCAAGATGGTGCGCGACGGCGTGGAAAAAGGCCGGTTCGCTTCGACGGACATCATCAAGACCGTACGCAAGATCCAGGATGCCGGCATCAACGTGATCGGCAACTATATCTTCGGACTACCCGACGATACCCAACAGTCCATGCAGGAAACGCTGGAACTGGCGCTAGAAGCCAACTGCGAGTTTGCCAACTTCTACTGCGCCATGGCCTATCCCGGCTCAAAGCTTTACACCATGGCACTGGCAAAGAACTGGGAACTTCCCGACAATTGGATAGGCTATTCGCAGCACAGCTACGAATGCCTGCCACTGCGCACTGAGGTGCTTACATCGGCCGAAGTGCTCAAGTTCCGTGACGAAGCCTTCACTCGCTACTTCACCGCCCCAAGCTACTTGGCGCTGGTGCAGCGCAAGTTCGGCGCGGACGTGGTTCAACACCTGCAGGAAATGACCAAGATCAAACTGCGCCGCAAAATCCTCGGCGACTGA
- a CDS encoding F0F1 ATP synthase subunit delta: MAELATIARPYAEALFRVAKAGSLAAWSDLVDEMAQVAAHPEVQALAQNPSVTHDKLAEVFAAAVKTPLSVEATNFVKTLVDNGRLVLLPQIAEQFHVLKNTAEGSADANIVSAFELSDAQVKDVVAALEKKFGRKLNPSVTVDSSLIGGVRVVVGDEVFDTSVRAKLQQLQAALAA; this comes from the coding sequence ATGGCCGAACTCGCAACGATCGCTCGTCCTTACGCCGAAGCCTTGTTCCGTGTGGCCAAGGCAGGCAGCCTGGCAGCCTGGTCCGATCTCGTCGACGAGATGGCCCAGGTGGCAGCGCATCCCGAGGTGCAGGCTCTGGCGCAGAATCCTTCCGTAACGCACGACAAGCTGGCTGAAGTGTTTGCCGCCGCCGTGAAGACCCCGTTGTCCGTCGAGGCGACCAATTTCGTCAAGACGCTGGTGGACAACGGCCGCCTGGTGCTGCTGCCGCAGATCGCCGAACAGTTCCACGTGCTCAAGAACACGGCGGAAGGTTCGGCCGATGCCAACATCGTGAGCGCCTTTGAGCTCAGCGATGCCCAGGTCAAGGATGTGGTCGCGGCACTGGAGAAGAAGTTCGGCCGCAAGCTGAACCCCTCCGTGACGGTCGACAGCAGCCTGATTGGCGGTGTGCGCGTCGTGGTCGGCGACGAAGTGTTCGATACCTCCGTGCGCGCGAAGCTGCAGCAGCTGCAAGCTGCTCTGGCCGCGTAA
- the atpB gene encoding F0F1 ATP synthase subunit A: MTVEAAEHAPTASEYIVHHLGHFSTHHQTKIVDFSNLNVDTIFWSVFCGVVACFFMFLAARKATSGVPGRFQAFVEMVVEMVEDQSKAIVHGDRTFIAPVALTVFVWVALMNSLDFLPVDLASGILGLFGLGEMHHRIVPTADLNGTLGIALGVLALMLYYSVKIKGAGGFIHELFAAPFGIWLAPFNLLLNIIEFAAKTVSLGMRLFGNMYAGELLFLLIALLGSTATAFGFIGHVIAGSIWAIFHILIVLLQAFIFMMLTLVYLGQAHEAH, encoded by the coding sequence ATGACCGTAGAAGCCGCAGAGCACGCGCCGACAGCCTCTGAATATATCGTCCACCACCTCGGACACTTCTCCACCCATCACCAGACCAAGATCGTCGATTTCTCCAATCTGAACGTGGACACCATCTTCTGGTCCGTGTTCTGTGGCGTGGTCGCCTGCTTCTTCATGTTCCTGGCCGCCCGCAAGGCGACCTCGGGCGTGCCGGGCCGTTTCCAGGCCTTCGTCGAGATGGTCGTGGAAATGGTCGAAGACCAGTCCAAGGCCATCGTCCACGGTGACCGCACCTTCATCGCCCCGGTGGCGCTGACCGTGTTCGTCTGGGTCGCCCTGATGAACTCGCTGGACTTCCTGCCGGTGGACCTGGCTTCCGGCATCCTTGGCCTGTTCGGCCTGGGTGAAATGCACCACCGCATCGTTCCGACCGCCGACCTCAATGGCACCCTGGGCATCGCCCTGGGCGTGCTGGCCCTGATGCTGTACTACAGCGTCAAGATCAAGGGTGCCGGCGGCTTCATCCACGAACTGTTCGCAGCACCTTTCGGCATCTGGCTGGCGCCGTTCAACCTGCTGCTGAACATCATCGAATTCGCCGCCAAGACCGTGTCCCTGGGCATGCGACTGTTCGGCAACATGTATGCAGGCGAACTGTTGTTCCTGCTGATCGCATTGCTGGGATCGACCGCGACCGCATTCGGCTTCATCGGCCATGTGATCGCCGGTTCTATCTGGGCAATTTTCCACATCCTGATCGTGTTGCTCCAAGCATTCATCTTCATGATGTTGACACTGGTTTACCTGGGCCAGGCGCACGAAGCGCACTAA
- the galE gene encoding UDP-glucose 4-epimerase GalE encodes MNILVTGGAGYIGSHTCVELLKAGHEVIVFDNFCNSSPEAAARVQQITGRKLSLVKGDIRNREQLESVLREFKCEAVIHFAGLKAVGESVEKPLMYYDNNVVGTVRLLEAMEATGVKTIVFSSSATVYGDPQYLPLTESHPLSASNPYGRSKIVIEDMLRDYHRAHPDWKIALLRYFNPVGAHESGLIGEDPGGIPNNLMPYVAQVAVGRREKLNIWGGDYPTPDGTGVRDFIHVVDLATGHLAALQALTEPQCFAVNLGTGNGYSVLDVVKAYEKAAGKPIPYTIAARRPGDIASCYADPAEARRKLGWEAKLGLDAMCADSWRWQQMNPNGFKS; translated from the coding sequence ATGAATATTCTTGTCACCGGCGGTGCCGGTTATATCGGTTCCCATACCTGCGTGGAATTGCTGAAGGCAGGTCATGAAGTCATCGTGTTCGACAACTTCTGCAACAGCAGCCCTGAAGCTGCCGCGCGGGTTCAGCAGATTACCGGCCGCAAGCTCTCGCTGGTCAAGGGCGACATCCGCAACCGCGAGCAGCTGGAAAGCGTGCTGCGAGAATTCAAGTGCGAGGCGGTGATTCATTTCGCCGGTCTCAAGGCCGTGGGCGAATCGGTGGAAAAGCCGCTGATGTACTACGACAACAACGTGGTGGGCACCGTGCGCCTGCTGGAGGCGATGGAGGCCACCGGCGTGAAGACCATCGTGTTCTCTTCCTCGGCTACGGTCTATGGTGATCCGCAATACCTGCCGCTGACGGAATCGCATCCGCTGTCGGCCAGCAATCCCTATGGCCGCAGCAAGATCGTCATCGAAGACATGCTGCGCGATTACCATCGCGCGCATCCCGACTGGAAGATCGCCCTGCTGCGCTACTTCAATCCGGTGGGCGCGCATGAGAGCGGGCTGATCGGCGAAGACCCGGGCGGCATCCCCAACAATCTGATGCCTTACGTGGCACAGGTCGCCGTCGGCCGCCGTGAAAAACTGAACATCTGGGGCGGGGACTACCCCACCCCCGACGGTACCGGCGTGCGCGATTTCATCCATGTGGTCGACCTGGCCACCGGCCACCTGGCTGCCCTGCAGGCGCTGACCGAACCGCAATGCTTCGCCGTCAACCTGGGCACCGGCAATGGCTACAGCGTGCTGGATGTGGTCAAGGCCTACGAGAAGGCCGCGGGCAAACCTATTCCCTACACGATCGCGGCACGCCGTCCGGGCGACATCGCCTCCTGCTATGCCGATCCGGCCGAAGCGCGCCGCAAGCTCGGCTGGGAAGCCAAGCTGGGGCTGGACGCCATGTGTGCCGATTCGTGGCGCTGGCAGCAGATGAACCCCAACGGGTTCAAATCTTGA
- a CDS encoding F0F1 ATP synthase subunit B gives MNLNATLIAQFVVFFILAGFTMKFVWPPLIKALDERAKKIADGLAAADRGRADLAAAEKRIQGELASARDEGQKRIGEAEKRAQLIIEEAKKTAAEEAARIIANAKADAQQQVNQAREELRGQVATLAVKGAEQILKREVNAAAHADLLNQLKTEL, from the coding sequence GTGAACTTAAATGCAACATTGATTGCACAGTTCGTGGTCTTCTTCATCCTCGCCGGCTTCACGATGAAATTCGTGTGGCCGCCGTTGATTAAGGCGCTCGACGAACGCGCCAAGAAGATTGCGGACGGGCTGGCAGCCGCTGACCGCGGTCGCGCCGATCTGGCCGCCGCCGAAAAGCGCATCCAGGGCGAACTGGCGTCGGCACGTGATGAAGGCCAGAAGCGCATCGGCGAAGCCGAAAAGCGCGCTCAGCTGATCATCGAAGAAGCCAAGAAGACGGCTGCTGAAGAAGCTGCCCGCATCATCGCCAACGCCAAGGCAGACGCTCAACAGCAAGTGAACCAGGCGCGTGAAGAACTGCGCGGCCAGGTCGCAACGCTCGCCGTCAAGGGCGCGGAACAGATCCTCAAGCGCGAAGTGAATGCGGCTGCTCACGCCGACTTGCTGAATCAACTGAAGACAGAGCTGTAA
- a CDS encoding ATP synthase subunit I has product MLRIILLQLVTTVVAALVAGMLGGLPALWSALLGGVCCVVPNALFALRLHVSAQKPGGTNPMTFFFGEFIKIATTFALMGAIVWLYHGVHWLAFLLSFIVVLKSYFILLFRHRP; this is encoded by the coding sequence ATGCTGCGCATCATTCTCTTGCAGCTCGTAACCACGGTCGTCGCCGCCCTGGTGGCGGGCATGCTCGGCGGACTTCCGGCGCTGTGGTCCGCATTGTTGGGAGGCGTCTGCTGTGTCGTTCCCAATGCCCTGTTTGCACTGCGACTTCATGTCAGTGCGCAGAAACCCGGTGGTACCAACCCGATGACGTTTTTCTTCGGGGAATTTATCAAGATTGCTACGACCTTTGCGCTCATGGGCGCAATCGTTTGGTTGTACCACGGTGTTCACTGGCTCGCATTTTTGCTGAGCTTCATCGTGGTGCTTAAGAGTTATTTCATTTTACTGTTTAGACACCGACCATGA
- the atpG gene encoding F0F1 ATP synthase subunit gamma, with product MATGKEIRGKIKSVENTKKITKAMEMVAASKMRKAQDRMHAARPYSDKIRNIAANLSQANPEYVHPFMVQQDTAKRVGFIVVTTDKGLCGGMNTNSLRLLTNKFRELEGQGKSIETVAIGNKGLGFLNRIGARVAANVTQLGDTPHLEKLIGPVKVLLDAYQEGKLDAVYLVYTKFINTMKQEATLQQLLPLTSDKLKADEGAHSWDYIYEPDVQSVVDELLVRYVEALIYQAVAENMASEQSARMVAMKAASDNAGSVIGELKLVYNKTRQAAITKELSEIVAGAAAVG from the coding sequence ATGGCTACAGGTAAAGAGATACGTGGCAAGATCAAGAGCGTAGAAAATACGAAGAAGATCACCAAGGCGATGGAAATGGTCGCGGCATCCAAAATGCGCAAGGCGCAGGACCGGATGCACGCAGCCCGCCCGTACAGCGACAAGATCCGCAACATTGCGGCCAACCTGTCGCAGGCCAATCCGGAGTACGTGCACCCGTTCATGGTCCAGCAGGACACGGCCAAGCGCGTTGGTTTCATCGTCGTCACGACCGACAAGGGTCTGTGCGGCGGCATGAACACCAACTCGCTGCGTCTGCTGACCAACAAGTTCCGTGAACTGGAAGGCCAGGGCAAGTCCATTGAAACCGTCGCCATTGGCAACAAGGGTTTGGGTTTTCTGAATCGCATCGGCGCCCGTGTGGCCGCCAACGTGACGCAACTGGGTGATACGCCGCACCTGGAAAAGCTGATCGGCCCCGTCAAGGTGCTGCTCGACGCTTACCAGGAAGGCAAGCTGGACGCGGTGTACCTGGTGTACACCAAGTTCATCAACACGATGAAGCAGGAAGCCACCCTGCAGCAGCTGCTGCCGCTGACCAGCGACAAGCTCAAGGCTGACGAGGGTGCGCACTCCTGGGACTACATCTATGAGCCCGATGTGCAATCCGTGGTGGACGAACTGCTGGTGCGTTACGTCGAAGCGCTGATCTATCAAGCCGTCGCCGAGAACATGGCCTCCGAGCAATCGGCGCGCATGGTCGCGATGAAGGCCGCCAGCGACAACGCAGGTAGCGTGATCGGTGAGTTGAAGTTGGTCTACAACAAGACTCGCCAGGCCGCCATTACCAAAGAGCTGTCGGAAATCGTCGCCGGTGCGGCTGCGGTCGGCTGA
- a CDS encoding F0F1 ATP synthase subunit epsilon: MAHTIHVDVVSAEEEIFSGEAEFVALPGEAGELGIYPRHTPLITRIKPGAVRIKVPGQAHEEFVFVAGGLLEVQPDAVTVLADTAIRGADLDEAKAAEAKRLAEEALVNRDSKIDHAAAQAELAAAVAQLAAIQKLRQKR; encoded by the coding sequence ATGGCACATACTATTCACGTGGACGTGGTCTCGGCGGAAGAGGAAATCTTCTCCGGCGAGGCAGAATTCGTCGCGTTGCCGGGCGAAGCGGGTGAACTGGGTATCTATCCCCGTCACACCCCGCTGATCACGCGCATCAAGCCAGGTGCTGTCCGTATCAAGGTCCCGGGTCAGGCGCACGAGGAATTCGTGTTCGTGGCCGGTGGCCTCCTGGAAGTGCAGCCCGACGCCGTGACCGTGCTGGCCGACACCGCCATCCGTGGTGCCGACCTGGACGAAGCCAAGGCCGCCGAAGCCAAGCGTCTGGCCGAAGAAGCGCTGGTCAACCGTGACTCCAAGATCGACCACGCTGCAGCCCAGGCCGAACTGGCCGCCGCTGTCGCACAGCTGGCCGCGATCCAGAAGTTGCGTCAGAAGCGCTGA
- the atpE gene encoding F0F1 ATP synthase subunit C: MTDVSFVALACGLIIGLGAIGACIGIAIMGGKYLEASARQPELMNTLQTKMFLLAGLIDAAFLIGVGIAMLFAFANPFIAK; encoded by the coding sequence ATGACTGATGTCTCTTTCGTTGCTCTGGCTTGCGGTTTGATCATTGGCCTGGGTGCTATCGGCGCTTGTATCGGTATCGCGATCATGGGCGGTAAGTACCTCGAAGCATCCGCACGTCAGCCTGAACTGATGAACACCCTGCAAACCAAGATGTTCCTGCTGGCCGGCCTGATCGACGCCGCCTTCCTGATCGGCGTTGGTATCGCCATGCTGTTCGCCTTCGCAAATCCGTTCATCGCCAAGTAA